The proteins below come from a single Maridesulfovibrio frigidus DSM 17176 genomic window:
- a CDS encoding GNAT family N-acetyltransferase: MTDFIIRTMSRDELNWAIDMAANEGWNPGLHDADSFYSQDPDGYLIGLLGDKIIGCISAVSYEGTFGFIGFYIIHPDYRGKGYGIQLWKAAMKRLEGHLIGLDGVFEQQDNYRKSDFTFQYSNIRFEHRNTRNIENIGTVFPETGSRVINPIGTEDISSITAYEHNMFPTKRRNFLTHWLNMPDSFTFAMRKDENICGYGVIRPCRTGYKIGPLFADSYEVADLIFQRLCSEVETNTQIYIDVPEVNEHAMGLASSYGMEKVFGTARMYTGEAPQLGLDKIFGVTTFELG, from the coding sequence ATGACTGATTTCATTATACGAACCATGAGCAGGGATGAACTTAATTGGGCTATAGATATGGCGGCAAATGAAGGCTGGAATCCAGGACTACATGACGCAGACTCTTTCTATTCCCAAGACCCTGACGGTTATCTCATTGGCCTCTTAGGAGATAAAATCATCGGCTGTATCTCAGCTGTCAGTTATGAGGGAACATTCGGTTTTATTGGATTTTACATTATCCACCCTGACTATAGAGGAAAAGGGTATGGCATCCAACTCTGGAAAGCGGCTATGAAGCGCTTAGAAGGGCATTTAATCGGTCTTGATGGCGTTTTCGAACAACAGGACAACTATCGTAAGAGCGACTTTACATTCCAATACAGCAACATTCGATTTGAACACCGTAATACCCGCAACATAGAGAACATTGGCACTGTCTTTCCTGAAACAGGCTCAAGAGTTATCAATCCGATTGGAACTGAGGACATATCAAGTATCACAGCTTATGAGCACAACATGTTCCCCACTAAACGTAGAAACTTCCTTACCCACTGGCTAAACATGCCAGACTCATTTACATTCGCAATGCGCAAAGATGAGAACATATGTGGTTATGGAGTTATCAGGCCATGCAGGACAGGTTATAAAATAGGGCCTCTTTTCGCCGATAGTTATGAAGTTGCAGACCTTATTTTCCAGCGTTTGTGTTCAGAGGTTGAAACAAACACCCAAATTTACATAGATGTTCCCGAGGTCAATGAACATGCAATGGGGCTCGCTAGCAGTTATGGAATGGAAAAAGTATTCGGTACAGCGCGTATGTACACTGGAGAGGCTCCCCAATTAGGCCTAGATAAAATTTTCGGTGTGACAACCTTCGAATTGGGCTGA